AGAAAACCCTTGCCAATATCAAGCCTTTGCTTAAATTGGATTAAACTCATCGGAATAGTGAGTTACCTCTTTTCAAGCCATGAAGTTTATGAGACAATAGATGCGATATATTCACTTATCCTTTCCTGGAGGGATCATGCATGACTGAGGAACGTAAGCTTCAACTTGAAACCTTGGCTGTTCATGCCGGACAGCAGCTGGATCCGACAACCATGTCTCGTGCGGTTCCGATCTATCAGACGACATCTTATGGTTTTCGGGATACAGATCACGCAGCTAACCTGTTCTCTTTGGCTGAAAGCGGCAACATCTATACGCGGATTATGAATCCGACGACGGACGTCTTCGAGCAGCGTATGGCCGCATTGGAAGGAGGGGTAGGTGCACTTGCGCTGTCCTCGGGACAAGCAGCGATCACCTATGCGATCTTGAATATTGCGGAAGCGGGGGATGAGATCGTATCTTCTTCCAGTTTGTACGGCGGTACATACAACTTGTTTGCGATTACGCTGAAGAAGTTCGGGATCAATGTGATCTTCGTCGATCCCGATGATCTGGACAACTTCCGCAAGGCGATCACACCGAAGACGAAGGCCATCTTCGCAGAGACGATCGGCAACCCGCGCGGGGATGTCCTGGACATCGAAGCGGTGGCGAAGATCGCCCATGAGAACGGCATTCCGCTGATCGTGGACAATACGTTCCCGAGCCCATACCTGCTCAGACCGATTGAGCATGGGGCGGATATTGTCGTGCATTCGGCGACGAAATTCATCGGTGGACACGGCACGTCGATCGGGGGAGTCATCATCGACGGCGGCAAGTTCGACTGGAAGGCCAGCGGCAAGTTCCCGGGACTGACGGAGCCGGATCCAAGCTACAACGGCCTGGTGTATGCCGATGCCCTTGGACCGCTCGCCTACATCATCAAAGCCCGCGTGCAGCTTCTGCGCGATATCGGTGCATCCTTGTCGCCGTTTAACGCCTTCCTGCTCCTGCAAGGATTGGAGACGCTGCACCTGCGCATGGAACGCCACAGCGCCAATGCGCTGAAGGTCGCTCAGTATCTCGAACAGCATGATGCTGTTACGAGCGTCAGCTATCCTGGCTTAAGCTCACATCCTTCCTATGAGCTGGCGAAGAAATATCTGCCGAAGGGGGCGGGCGCGATTCTGACCTTCGAGATCAAGGGAGGCATCGAGGCAGGCAAGAAGCTGATCAACAGTGTGAAACTGTTTAGTCATCTCGCCAACGTCGGGGACAGCAAGTCCTTGATCATCCACCCTGCCAGTACGACGCATTCGCAGTTGAATGAGGAGGAGCTTGCTGCTGCAGGAGTTACGCCGGGTATGGTGCGCCTGTCCGTAGGTACGGAGCACATCGATGATATCATCTACGACCTCGAGCAAGCGATTGCAGCCAGCCAGCGTTAAGGAAGGGAAGATCTTCGCATGACATCGCTTCGTAAGGATTGGGATACGTACTTCATGGACATCGCCTTCATGGCTTCGACGAGGTCCCGCTGCAGCCGGCGCCGTGTCGGCGCCGTGCTGGTGCAGGGCAAGAAGCTGCTCGGAACGGCCTATAACGGTGCGCCGTCGGGCGTTCCGGACTGCGAAGAAGCGGGTTGCATGCTGGTCGAAGAATATGAGCTGCAAGTTCAGGACAACGGGGAAGAACAAGTGGTGAAGAAACAGCGCTGCGTACGCACGATCCATGCGGAGCAGAACCTGCTTTTGTTCACCGACCGCAGCGACCGGGAGGGGGCGACGGTGTATGTGACGGACCAGCCTTGTTGGACCTGTGCGAATATGCTCGCGAACAGCGGCGTCACAGAGATCGTCTACTGCCGTGAGTATAAGAAGGACCAGGACAAGGTCAGCAAGCTGATGAAACAGAAAGGCATCCATTTCCGGCAGCTCGTCGGTTATGAGCCGCCGGCAGGTACCGCCTAATTGTTGCATGTGATAGGACGCTGAATATTGATTTAAGAGGAAGCACCTCGATTCCGGATGAAGGAATGGGGTGTTTTTTATTGCTTTAATTGCTGGGAACCATGGAACGGGAGGGCGAATATGCGGTCACAGGCGGGATTTTACGGCACTTGCGCTTGTATGATCGGCGGGCTCGCAGCGGGACTTGCAGGGCGAAGCTGGGCGATCGGTTGCGTGCTGCTCTTTTGCATCGCTTCCCTATATTATACGAAGCGTTCCTTCGATGACCTAAGCATTCGTCATCGCTTGTTCATCCTCTCCTTAACGCTTCTATCCATCGTGTATGGACTGGCATGTGAACAGATGAACCGCACGTCGCTGCCTGATGCCATGAACGGGAGGATCGTTGAGGCGGAAGGGACGATCGTGTCCGGCATCAAGCTGGACGGTGACAGATTGTCCTTCCAATACCGTGTCAGCAAGCTGAGAACGCCTGATGCGCGAAGCGCCTACAGTCATGCAGCTGGCAGAGGTACAGCGGAAGAGGATGTTGAAGAGATCCGGGATCTTCATGAGAAGATGCAGGTGACGATCTATCTGGAATCGCAAGCGGAACAACAGGAAGCTGCGTCCTGGATCCGCGGCATGGAGATCCGGCTAACGGGGGAGCTTCAGATTCCGAGTTCAGCACGGAATTTTGGCGATTTTGATTATCGTTCATATCTTAAGAAACAGCGCATCCACTGGCAGATCCGGATGGAGGGGATGTCCTCCATCGTGATCAAGTCAAGACCCGGGCTGAGCGGTCAACTGTTGCTCGGTTCGATCGACCGCTTCCGGAATCATCTTACGGATCTTGTGTGGTCATTATATGATGAACGCTATGCGGGCTTTATGCAGGGGCTGTTAATCGGGGATCAGCAGAGGCTGCCGCAGGACCTGTATGATCAATTCTCCGATATCGGGATGACCCATGTGCTGGCGATCTCCGGACTGCACGTCGGCGTATTCACCGCGGGCTGCTTCTGGATGCTTAAGCTGCTCCGGCTGACCCGTGAGAAGATCTACGCCGTCAGCTTCGCCCTTGTCCCGATGTACGTGCTGGGCACAGGTGCATCTCCATCGGCGGTGCGCGCAGGCTTGATGGCGATGCTGGGCCTTGTTGCCCTGCGCCTCGGCCGCTGGAAGGATACGCTTCGTTTCTTGCTGATCGCAGCCGTTGGGATGTTAATGGTGAACCCTTATTTTCTCTACAATATCAGTTTCCAGCTGTCCTTCGTTGTCACCTTCGGTCTGATCTTGCTTGTACCGCGGATCGCTGGGATGATTCGCCTGCGCTCCGCTGCCATCTCCGGTTCTCTTGCCGTGACGGCCGCTGCCCAGATCTTCTCCTTCCCCATCGTGATCTATTATTTTCATCTCCTCCATCTCCTCTCCCCGGCGGCGAACCTGCTGCTGGTGCCGCTGGTAAGCGTGCTGATCCTGCCCCTCGGCATGCTTTCACTGCTGCTTGGAGTGGTGCATACCGCTCTCGGTGCATGGCCGGCAGCCATCGCTTCGCTGGCAGCGGAAGGGCTCTTTCGGGCCGTCGAATGGACCGCCGGCTGGCAAGGGCTGCTAACGATCTGGCCGAGAGTGCCCTTCTGGTGGATCGCGGCCTATTATCTTCTGATCCTCTTCCTGTTCATCGGTCTGCCCCGTCTCAAGGGCCTGATCAGCCGTCGTCTGTTGAAGATGCTGGTGCTGCTGACAGGTTCGCTGTTTATCTCCCTGCTTCTATATGCTCAAATCGGCGATCGCTGGAGGCAAGCGGGGATCGTCAGTGTCCTGGATGTGGGGCAGGGGGATGCCATCCTGATCCGCACCCCGCATGGGCGGCATCTATTAATCGACGGCGGCGGCACGTTCCGCTTCGGCGAGCAAGAAGCATGGCGAGCCCGCAGGGATCCCTATGAAGTAGGCAAGGATACGCTCGTGCCATTGCTCAGGCGGCGCGGCATCCAACGGCTCGATGCGGTGATCGCAACGCACTTGGATGCGGATCATATCGGCGGTCTGCATGCGGTTTTGGAGAACATCCCGACGGAACGAATCCTCTACAACGGCACGACCAAGGATTCCGCTTATGCAGATCGTCTGGTACACACAGCCAGAGAGAAGGGAATACCGCTGATCCGTGTATCCGCAGGAAGGACGTGGCAAGCGGATAAGGACACAAGACTCCAATTTCTCCATCCCATCGTGGATCAGGAGGGAAACGGTGAAGCAGTTCCAGAAGTAAGCGATCAGAATGGGGCTTCCGTCGTGTTCTTGCTGCAGATGCAGGATGCCTCCTTTCTCTTAACAGGGGATATCGGTTCGGCGGAGGAGCGCAAGGTGATCGACTATATTCAAGAAGCGGGAGCCAGGAATGTTCTCCTTCCGGACAAGCGGTTCATCGACGTGCTGAAAGTCGCACATCACGGCAGCCGCTACAGCACTTCCGATGATTGGCTCGGCTACTGGCAGCCGGCGGTTGCTGCGATCTCCGTGGGGCGCAACTCCTACGGACATCCATCGGAGGATGTATTGGGCCGGCTGATGGAGCATGGCGTGAAGATGTACCGCACTGATGAGCACGGAGAGATCCAATTCATGTCATCCGGCGGGAAGCTGTATCTACGAACCAAATACTGGGGAACAGAGGGCGAGCATCCATAGGATGAGCACCCATAGAGGATGACTGCAAGATCATGAATACAAAAAACTTTGAGAAGCATCCGAATCAATCCTTAACAACCTATGAATATATGACTCTCATAGCAGTGATCTTACCGAAACAGCCGCCGCCGCAGCACGAGTGAATTCTTGGCTGTATACGCCTAAGCAAATATTTGTTATTCTTATTACATGAAAATATCGCGAGCCGCGTGCAACTTATCAAGGGAAAGTACCGTCTATTAGGGTGCTAGGAAGGAGGATCCTGGTGGTAGAGCAAGAACTGATCAGGTCTGCTCAATCGGGTGATCGCGACGCTCTTATCCAGCTGCTTCGGGAGATCGAGTCGCATGTCTACCGGACAGCATACTATATACTAGGCAATGAGCAGGATGCCATGGATGCTGCTCAAGAAGCACTAATTCGCATATACACCAAGATTGATTCGTTCGAGGAGAAAGCGCGTTTTAAGACATGGGTTCAGAGGATTGTGACGAATATCTGTATCGACAAATTCCGCAGAAACAAACCAACGGTATCCATCGATGAACACAACCTCACCTTCACCTCCGATCACAGCGTGGAGGATGAGGTGGTTGCAGCTTATGTATCGCAAGACGTTCGCGATGCGATCAACAAGCTTTCTGATCATTATCGAGCGGTTGTGGTTTTGCGTTATCTGCAGGATTTTTCCTATAACGAGATATCAGAATCGTTAGGCTTGCCTTTGAACACCGTCAAATCTTACTTATTCCGAGCAAGACAACAGCTGCAAGTGCTGTTGCAAGACTATTTGAAGGGTGGTGTTGGGGGATGAATTGTCACGAGGTGATGGAATATATGCAGCGACAGCTGGACAACGACTTGTCAGAAGCCGAGCAAACCTTGTTCGAGTTGCATCTGCGCAGCTGTGCAAGCTGCCGCACTGCGATGGAACGATTACAGCGACTGGCTGACGAGCTGTCGCATCTGCCCGAGGTTCATCCGCCCGTAAGCCTGGTCGATGCGATCCTGCCCAAGCTTGCCGAGATCGATCGAGAGCGGGAGGCTGCGTCGGTCGTACCGCTGCCGCATGGAGCAGAAGAACGCGGACAAGATCGTAAGATGAGTAATGTCAGAAGGTCAAGGCGTAAGACATATGGAGTGATTGGCGGTGTGGCTGCGGCAAGCCTGCTGCTCGGCATCGTGATATCTAACTTCAACGGTGCATCCCAGCAGCTTGCTGATAACAGCCTCACCACTGATGTGATGAGTTATAACCGCGAGACGGCATCGGATATGGCAACATTGATGCAAGATACCGCTTATGACGACGGAGAACCGAGATTAAGGGCAGTTGAGGAGAAGCATGCTTCAACGACAGGGGAAGTCGAACCCTCGGTGTCGGGGGCGGCGCCGGATGCCGGCGGGGAAGCAGGTCCGAGACAGCCTGCAGGGGGCGATGGACTCGATATTCAACCGGCCTTGAATGCCGAGCTGCGAGGCGCCTCGGAAGAACCCGCATCACCGCCCGAGCCTCATGACGAGATGGGCTTCGGCTTTGAGATCATCGATGTGATCGACCAACATGGAAGCGTGGCCGGCGGTTTGGCTTCGCCGGACGGTTCTTATTCGGCCTATATCGAGAACGGCACCGTTGTTGTGCTCGATGCGGACCAAGAGCGCATCTATGTCTCACAATCCTATGCGGATGGGGAGATCATCGATCTGGAGTGGGCCGGCAATGAGCGCCTCACCTTTAAGATCCAAAGCGGTCAGACCGTAGAGACTTACTATATCGATGTGGCCAGCCGTGAGGAAGGGAAGGCATCATGATTGCGGCAGCTGATGCCAACCAACGATTGCAGGAAGCGGCCGCCGGCCGCGTACAACCGATCTATGTCTGTTACGGGACAGAGACCTACCGTTTGGAGCGTTTCGTCGAAGCGCTGATCGATGCCTTGCTGCCGTCGGAATCCAGGGAGTTCTCATTCAGTAAGTACGACTTGTCTCAGACGCCCCTGGCAGAAGTGCTCGATGATGCGGAGACCGGCTCCTTCTTCAGCGAGCGCAAGGTGATTCTTGCGGAAGAAGCTTTATTCTTAACCGGTGCCAAACCCGTCAGCAAGGTGGATCATGATACCGATCGGTTCGCGAAGTATCTGGATGCACCGTCGGATCAGTCCGTCATTATCTTCACGGTGCATCATGAGAAATTAGATGAACGCAAGAAAATTGTCAGAATGTTGAAAAATATGGGTTCCCTTGTTCGCTTCGCCGAGTTATCGGAAGTTGAGCTGGCAAATTGGGTCGAGCAGCAAGCAGCCAGCGGCGGATGCCGATTCTCGCCGCAAGCGGTAGAGCGCTTACTCGCTGCCGCGGGCACCGATATGCAGGTGCTGAGTAACGAGATCGAGAAACTGGTGCTCTACGCCGGCCGCGGCGGTGTTATCACTGCGGAGCTGATCGACGAGCTGGTCGTGAGGAATTCGGAACAGACGGTCTTCATGCTGGTCGATGAAGCGGTGAAGCGCAGGCCGGAACAAGCGCTGTCGATGCTGCATGAGCTGCTCAAGCAGCGGGAGGAACCGATCAAGATTCTGGCGCTCATCGCCAGACAGTTTCGCATCATGATCCAGGTCAAACAGCTGGCTGAGCAGGGGATGTCCTATTCCCAGATCGGCGGGATCATCGGCCTTCCCCCATACCCTGTGAAACTCGCCCATGGCATGAGCAGATCCTATAATATGAAGCAATTGATGACTTGTTTGCACAAGCTGGCCGATCTGGACTATCGCATGAAGCAAGGTCTGGTCGACAAGACGCTGGGCCTTGAGCTGTTCATCTTAGAATTGGCGGCGTCGTAAGACGCCGTACAATCGCCGTATAATCATAAAGGCTGCATGCTTAAAGTATCATTTACCTTAAGCATGCAGCCTTTTGATCTTGTGAACAGGCGAATTAAGCTTGCGCGGCCAGCGCGTTGACTTTCTTCGCA
Above is a genomic segment from Insulibacter thermoxylanivorax containing:
- a CDS encoding homocysteine synthase, with the protein product MTEERKLQLETLAVHAGQQLDPTTMSRAVPIYQTTSYGFRDTDHAANLFSLAESGNIYTRIMNPTTDVFEQRMAALEGGVGALALSSGQAAITYAILNIAEAGDEIVSSSSLYGGTYNLFAITLKKFGINVIFVDPDDLDNFRKAITPKTKAIFAETIGNPRGDVLDIEAVAKIAHENGIPLIVDNTFPSPYLLRPIEHGADIVVHSATKFIGGHGTSIGGVIIDGGKFDWKASGKFPGLTEPDPSYNGLVYADALGPLAYIIKARVQLLRDIGASLSPFNAFLLLQGLETLHLRMERHSANALKVAQYLEQHDAVTSVSYPGLSSHPSYELAKKYLPKGAGAILTFEIKGGIEAGKKLINSVKLFSHLANVGDSKSLIIHPASTTHSQLNEEELAAAGVTPGMVRLSVGTEHIDDIIYDLEQAIAASQR
- a CDS encoding deoxycytidylate deaminase; protein product: MTSLRKDWDTYFMDIAFMASTRSRCSRRRVGAVLVQGKKLLGTAYNGAPSGVPDCEEAGCMLVEEYELQVQDNGEEQVVKKQRCVRTIHAEQNLLLFTDRSDREGATVYVTDQPCWTCANMLANSGVTEIVYCREYKKDQDKVSKLMKQKGIHFRQLVGYEPPAGTA
- a CDS encoding DNA internalization-related competence protein ComEC/Rec2, giving the protein MRSQAGFYGTCACMIGGLAAGLAGRSWAIGCVLLFCIASLYYTKRSFDDLSIRHRLFILSLTLLSIVYGLACEQMNRTSLPDAMNGRIVEAEGTIVSGIKLDGDRLSFQYRVSKLRTPDARSAYSHAAGRGTAEEDVEEIRDLHEKMQVTIYLESQAEQQEAASWIRGMEIRLTGELQIPSSARNFGDFDYRSYLKKQRIHWQIRMEGMSSIVIKSRPGLSGQLLLGSIDRFRNHLTDLVWSLYDERYAGFMQGLLIGDQQRLPQDLYDQFSDIGMTHVLAISGLHVGVFTAGCFWMLKLLRLTREKIYAVSFALVPMYVLGTGASPSAVRAGLMAMLGLVALRLGRWKDTLRFLLIAAVGMLMVNPYFLYNISFQLSFVVTFGLILLVPRIAGMIRLRSAAISGSLAVTAAAQIFSFPIVIYYFHLLHLLSPAANLLLVPLVSVLILPLGMLSLLLGVVHTALGAWPAAIASLAAEGLFRAVEWTAGWQGLLTIWPRVPFWWIAAYYLLILFLFIGLPRLKGLISRRLLKMLVLLTGSLFISLLLYAQIGDRWRQAGIVSVLDVGQGDAILIRTPHGRHLLIDGGGTFRFGEQEAWRARRDPYEVGKDTLVPLLRRRGIQRLDAVIATHLDADHIGGLHAVLENIPTERILYNGTTKDSAYADRLVHTAREKGIPLIRVSAGRTWQADKDTRLQFLHPIVDQEGNGEAVPEVSDQNGASVVFLLQMQDASFLLTGDIGSAEERKVIDYIQEAGARNVLLPDKRFIDVLKVAHHGSRYSTSDDWLGYWQPAVAAISVGRNSYGHPSEDVLGRLMEHGVKMYRTDEHGEIQFMSSGGKLYLRTKYWGTEGEHP
- a CDS encoding RNA polymerase sigma factor, with protein sequence MVEQELIRSAQSGDRDALIQLLREIESHVYRTAYYILGNEQDAMDAAQEALIRIYTKIDSFEEKARFKTWVQRIVTNICIDKFRRNKPTVSIDEHNLTFTSDHSVEDEVVAAYVSQDVRDAINKLSDHYRAVVVLRYLQDFSYNEISESLGLPLNTVKSYLFRARQQLQVLLQDYLKGGVGG
- a CDS encoding anti-sigma factor, with protein sequence MNCHEVMEYMQRQLDNDLSEAEQTLFELHLRSCASCRTAMERLQRLADELSHLPEVHPPVSLVDAILPKLAEIDREREAASVVPLPHGAEERGQDRKMSNVRRSRRKTYGVIGGVAAASLLLGIVISNFNGASQQLADNSLTTDVMSYNRETASDMATLMQDTAYDDGEPRLRAVEEKHASTTGEVEPSVSGAAPDAGGEAGPRQPAGGDGLDIQPALNAELRGASEEPASPPEPHDEMGFGFEIIDVIDQHGSVAGGLASPDGSYSAYIENGTVVVLDADQERIYVSQSYADGEIIDLEWAGNERLTFKIQSGQTVETYYIDVASREEGKAS
- the holA gene encoding DNA polymerase III subunit delta, with the protein product MIAAADANQRLQEAAAGRVQPIYVCYGTETYRLERFVEALIDALLPSESREFSFSKYDLSQTPLAEVLDDAETGSFFSERKVILAEEALFLTGAKPVSKVDHDTDRFAKYLDAPSDQSVIIFTVHHEKLDERKKIVRMLKNMGSLVRFAELSEVELANWVEQQAASGGCRFSPQAVERLLAAAGTDMQVLSNEIEKLVLYAGRGGVITAELIDELVVRNSEQTVFMLVDEAVKRRPEQALSMLHELLKQREEPIKILALIARQFRIMIQVKQLAEQGMSYSQIGGIIGLPPYPVKLAHGMSRSYNMKQLMTCLHKLADLDYRMKQGLVDKTLGLELFILELAAS